CTATAAAAGATAAAAACTTAATTTTTAATTTACATCATACTATATTTAAAATAAAGCAAAATTAAATCTTACTTTTCCAGTTTAAATACTAGTAAATTGGTTTATTTCACTATCATATTTATACTCTATGCTTTTCATTTTATTTTCAATTTCATCTTGTTTAAGATCATAAGTTTCACAAAAATCTTTTAAATTTTTAAATTCATCCCTTAGCTTGGTATTTACTAAACTCAATAATATATACGGATTCATATTTTTTATTTGCTCTTTATCAATAATCATAATAAAATCCTCCTATTATTTATTTGATACTAATTTTTAAAACCTAGTTTATTAATAATTATGGCTATTATAATTATTAATAAACATTCCCCCCATTTTGTGAAAATTCTTAATAATTTGTTCATAAACTTAGAAATAATATTATATATAAAAAATAATTCTAACAATCTTATGAAAATTTCACTTTCTATTAGTACTACCAAAATTTCTTATTTAAACCTATTTGGTATAATTTTTCTTATAATTATAAATATACTAACCCTAATTTTAAATTTACTTACAATATGGATTTAATAGTTGTATATGTTTTTTCTCTTCATTTATTATTTTTTCTATAACATTATAGGCCAACACACTAGTATCAGTTTCATTTCTTATTAATTGTCCTTGTATATCTATCAACAATGCTAAATTTTCTTTTTCAAAATCTATAGAAAAATTTATTAATTCTTTTATATTAGTCATTTCAGTAATATTCATATTAAACTTAAATTGCTGTATTCTAGAAGATACTTTATCATAAATAAAAAAATCTATCTCCTCTTTATCTAAAGTTTCTATATTCTCTTTAAGATTTTCATAATATTGTATATGCTTATTTTCCTGATTAGCTATTGTTTTTGCAACTATAGAAACTTTACTATCTTTACAACTTTCACTTATTTCTTTAAACATGTTATATCCTTTTTTTTCTATACATATTAAATTATCTATTATATCTATTACTGTATACCCCATTAAATTACATCCTCCCCTACATCTTTCTCTATTACAGTTCTCATATTCATAAAATTATATTTCTAATTAAAATTATGTTCTTTCTATTATCAAGCCTAGAACTTAACATATATTTATATATTAAACATTAAGAGAATTGCATAATCCAATTTAAATCTCATAAATAATATATTATGATTGATATTATGAAAACATAATATACTATAACTATTATTTTTAAATTTGTAATTATGCAATTCCCTTATTAGTTATATAAACATAAATAATTATCTTTCTATTTCATAAGGCCAATCTTCTATTCCACCCAAATCATATAGATTATTATAACCTAGTTCCTTTAAATGATCATAACCAATTTTAGCTTTTTTTCCACTGTTACAATAGATAAAAATTGTAGAATTTTTATCTGGTACTTCATCTTCAATATCTGTTTCTAGTGATTCCACAGGCATCAATTTACTACCTTTTATATGTCCTTCTCTATATTCATTTTCATTTCTCACATCTAAAACTATTATATCATTTCTTTCGCTTAACATTTTCTTAGCTTCTTTTGGAGCTATTGTATTAGTATACATTTAAAATTCATCTTCTTTCTATATTATTTTTTATATACTGGTATTATATTAATTAAAAATAAACAAAGTTCTTGGCTTCAGAGAGAGTTTTTACTTGCTCTAAAGCCTAGAGCAAATGGCTATCAAAATGTACATCTTTACTCCCACTTCGAAGAAAATGAGGAGTATTATATTAGGTAATTATTGGATAACTTAAGACAAGACTTTCTAATCCCTAATAATAATCTTCTAATATCCCTTTAATTAAATTTTTAACTCAAACTAAAGAAATTATACTTTAATAAATATTGAAGAAATATATTAATTAGTAATTATTATACATT
Above is a window of Clostridium sporogenes DNA encoding:
- a CDS encoding DUF4250 domain-containing protein encodes the protein MIIDKEQIKNMNPYILLSLVNTKLRDEFKNLKDFCETYDLKQDEIENKMKSIEYKYDSEINQFTSI
- a CDS encoding rhodanese-like domain-containing protein, whose translation is MYTNTIAPKEAKKMLSERNDIIVLDVRNENEYREGHIKGSKLMPVESLETDIEDEVPDKNSTIFIYCNSGKKAKIGYDHLKELGYNNLYDLGGIEDWPYEIER